A stretch of the Mycolicibacterium celeriflavum genome encodes the following:
- a CDS encoding glycosyltransferase — protein sequence MARILAYTSPALGHMLPISALLSELSRRGHTIHLRTLSSAVDMATRLGFDAAAINPHIECIPLGDGNTTDARRALQIGVAALGRRATHEVTDLAAAIADLAPDALLIDVNCWGARSVAEAGDIPWACFSPYTPPMRSPGVPPFGLGLKPMQGALGRARDALVQAVVGRSIERTMLPSVNTIRANVGLPAVATADEYLRRAPLMLVATGKPFQYEQTDWGDAVHMIGPCTLDPGCGTASDWLADIDRPLVLVTTSSEPQADAELVSMSLAALADEPVHVIATVPAGPLEGLTTSPNATVCGMVPHEAVLARSVCAITHGGMGATQKALLHGVPVCVVPFGRDQFEVARRVEVARCGTRLPAKKLSAPRLRTKVLQAQTMTDGAKRVAAGFEATGGTSRGADLFEERILP from the coding sequence ATGGCGAGAATCCTGGCGTACACCTCCCCCGCTTTGGGACACATGCTGCCGATCAGCGCTTTGCTGTCGGAGTTGTCACGCCGCGGCCACACCATCCACCTTCGCACTCTGTCCAGCGCGGTCGACATGGCAACACGCCTGGGTTTCGATGCCGCCGCGATCAACCCACACATCGAGTGCATCCCCCTCGGCGACGGGAATACGACCGATGCTCGTCGCGCCTTGCAGATCGGCGTCGCGGCCTTGGGCCGACGCGCCACACATGAAGTCACCGACCTCGCCGCAGCAATTGCCGATCTCGCGCCGGATGCGCTGCTGATCGACGTGAACTGCTGGGGAGCGCGGTCGGTAGCCGAGGCCGGTGATATTCCGTGGGCCTGCTTCTCGCCGTATACGCCTCCGATGCGGTCGCCCGGAGTGCCGCCGTTCGGGTTGGGCCTCAAACCGATGCAAGGAGCGCTCGGCCGAGCCCGCGATGCGTTGGTACAAGCCGTCGTCGGCCGATCGATCGAACGGACAATGCTGCCGTCGGTCAACACCATCCGCGCGAACGTCGGCCTGCCGGCGGTGGCCACGGCCGACGAGTACCTTCGTCGGGCGCCGCTGATGCTGGTGGCCACCGGTAAGCCGTTCCAGTACGAGCAGACCGATTGGGGCGATGCCGTCCACATGATCGGACCCTGCACCCTGGATCCCGGCTGCGGTACCGCTTCTGACTGGCTGGCCGACATCGACCGGCCGCTCGTTCTGGTGACGACGTCTTCCGAGCCGCAGGCCGACGCCGAACTCGTCTCGATGTCGTTGGCCGCGTTGGCCGATGAACCGGTGCACGTGATCGCCACCGTCCCAGCCGGCCCGTTGGAAGGCTTGACGACATCGCCCAACGCGACGGTGTGCGGAATGGTGCCCCACGAAGCCGTGCTGGCCCGTTCGGTGTGCGCAATCACCCACGGCGGGATGGGCGCGACGCAGAAGGCGCTTCTGCACGGCGTACCCGTCTGCGTCGTGCCATTCGGGCGAGACCAGTTCGAGGTTGCGAGACGCGTCGAGGTGGCCCGGTGCGGCACCCGGCTGCCCGCGAAGAAGCTGTCGGCACCGCGGCTGCGGACGAAAGTGCTGCAGGCGCAAACCATGACGGACGGCGCCAAACGCGTCGCGGCGGGATTCGAGGCGACCGGCGGAACCTCCCGAGGCGCCGATCTGTTCGAAGAGCGGATACTCCCCTAG
- a CDS encoding TIGR03085 family metal-binding protein, whose amino-acid sequence MTAAQRERAALVETMRTVGPDAPTLCGDWTTRDLAAHLVVRERRLDATPGIAIPALAGYTDKVQRQTASSTEWDELLAKVASGPPLFSPFKLLDPVANMGEMFIHHEDVRRAQSDWEPRPLDDDTIKALSRSLPLMARMTLAKAPARMTLKTPQGKVLATVGKGSAVTLTGEPQELLLFISGRDAVRVDFDGDAQTVAAVRANRRGL is encoded by the coding sequence ATGACCGCCGCCCAACGCGAACGCGCCGCACTCGTCGAAACCATGCGCACCGTCGGCCCGGATGCGCCGACCCTGTGCGGCGACTGGACGACCCGCGACCTCGCCGCCCACCTGGTGGTCCGCGAGCGCAGGCTCGACGCCACCCCCGGCATCGCGATTCCCGCGCTGGCCGGTTACACCGACAAGGTGCAACGGCAGACCGCGTCGAGCACCGAGTGGGACGAGCTGCTGGCCAAGGTCGCCTCAGGCCCACCGCTGTTCTCACCATTCAAGCTGCTCGACCCGGTGGCCAACATGGGCGAGATGTTCATTCACCACGAAGATGTCCGCCGCGCCCAATCCGATTGGGAACCAAGACCACTCGATGACGACACCATCAAGGCACTGAGCCGCTCACTGCCCCTGATGGCGAGGATGACGCTCGCCAAGGCGCCCGCGCGGATGACGCTGAAGACCCCGCAGGGCAAGGTGCTCGCCACCGTCGGAAAGGGTTCCGCGGTGACCCTCACCGGTGAACCGCAGGAACTGCTGCTGTTCATCTCCGGCCGCGACGCCGTTCGGGTCGACTTCGACGGCGACGCCCAGACCGTCGCCGCAGTCCGGGCCAACCGCCGCGGGCTGTAG
- a CDS encoding IniB N-terminal domain-containing protein, with amino-acid sequence MNLIDWFLNLFRDPVSAAAFVADPDRELQQAGFGNVSAAQVQAVAATVAPAAVVHGGGDPVLGLQQAVAQTHGIAFAPQRQTDLWSNNDTLSHNDTRFLSPETTTVSHAGEDQQQGIGNVGLEFGDITFGDKTTNTATDGGVVNTGTAGDIDATNVEGDGNVVGDDNENVNTGDIEDSNVNIGEDNEIDDSGDQSAGGDIISDNEGPVINDVDMSGGAGGGAVGGDGGGGLIGVGNDGGNAAGGAGGAGGGIVINDSDTSTTNVDGNQTTVGDIDGGVSGGISGGSSVEDNSVDNSVDNSVDNSGQDNSVDNSGQVNTDVDVDTTVDAGLF; translated from the coding sequence ATGAACCTCATCGACTGGTTTCTGAACCTGTTCCGCGATCCGGTTTCCGCTGCGGCGTTCGTGGCCGACCCCGACCGCGAATTGCAGCAGGCCGGCTTCGGCAACGTCTCCGCCGCCCAGGTGCAGGCCGTGGCGGCCACCGTGGCGCCGGCTGCGGTGGTGCATGGTGGGGGTGATCCGGTGCTGGGTTTGCAGCAGGCGGTGGCCCAGACTCACGGGATCGCGTTCGCTCCGCAGCGCCAGACCGATCTGTGGTCGAACAACGACACCCTGAGCCACAACGACACCCGGTTTTTGAGCCCGGAGACCACCACCGTCAGTCATGCCGGTGAGGATCAGCAGCAGGGCATCGGCAATGTCGGGTTGGAGTTCGGTGACATCACCTTCGGTGACAAGACCACCAACACCGCCACCGACGGCGGTGTGGTCAACACCGGCACCGCCGGGGACATCGACGCCACCAACGTCGAGGGTGACGGCAACGTGGTCGGTGATGACAACGAGAACGTCAACACCGGTGACATCGAGGATTCCAACGTCAACATCGGCGAGGACAACGAGATCGACGACAGCGGCGATCAAAGCGCCGGCGGGGACATCATCTCCGACAACGAGGGCCCGGTGATCAATGACGTCGACATGAGCGGCGGTGCCGGTGGCGGCGCGGTCGGTGGCGATGGTGGCGGCGGGCTGATCGGGGTCGGCAACGACGGCGGCAACGCCGCGGGCGGTGCCGGTGGTGCCGGTGGCGGCATCGTGATCAACGACAGCGACACGAGCACCACCAACGTCGATGGCAACCAGACCACCGTCGGAGACATCGACGGCGGGGTGTCCGGCGGCATCTCCGGGGGCTCGAGTGTGGAGGACAACTCGGTGGACAACTCGGTGGACAATTCCGTCGACAACTCCGGGCAGGACAACTCGGTCGACAACTCCGGTCAGGTCAACACCGATGTCGATGTCGACACCACCGTCGACGCCGGCCTGTTCTGA
- a CDS encoding LLM class F420-dependent oxidoreductase, which translates to MDFRVFVEPQQGATYGDQLAVARAAEKLGYSAFFRSDHYLAMSGDGQPGPTDSWVTLAGIARETSTIRLGTMVTSATFRYPGPLAVSVAQVDEMSGGRVEFGIGAGWFEAEHQAYAIPFPSLRERFDRLTEQLEIITGLWTTPRGQTFDYSGDHYTVVESPGLPKPAQTPHPPIIVGGQGAKRTPALAAKFAAEFNVPFVPLETAKTQFERVAAAVSEAGRSADSMTYSAAFVLCAGRDDAEIARRAAAIGREVDELRSNSATVGTPAEIADKLSTFSEARMQRVYLQVLDMSDLEHLEFFAGEVIPQLR; encoded by the coding sequence CTGGATTTCCGCGTCTTCGTCGAACCTCAACAAGGCGCCACCTACGGCGACCAACTCGCGGTCGCCCGGGCCGCCGAGAAACTCGGCTATTCGGCGTTCTTTCGATCCGACCACTACCTCGCGATGAGCGGCGACGGCCAACCGGGCCCCACGGACTCCTGGGTCACGCTGGCAGGCATCGCCCGCGAGACGTCGACGATCCGGCTCGGCACGATGGTCACCTCGGCGACGTTCCGGTATCCGGGGCCCCTGGCGGTCTCGGTCGCGCAGGTCGACGAGATGAGCGGTGGCCGGGTGGAATTCGGTATCGGTGCCGGCTGGTTCGAGGCCGAACATCAGGCGTATGCGATCCCGTTCCCGTCACTGCGGGAACGCTTCGACCGGCTCACCGAACAACTCGAGATCATCACCGGCCTGTGGACGACGCCGCGGGGCCAGACATTCGACTACTCGGGCGACCACTACACGGTCGTCGAGTCTCCCGGATTGCCCAAGCCCGCACAGACGCCGCACCCGCCGATCATCGTCGGCGGGCAGGGCGCCAAGCGGACGCCGGCGTTGGCCGCGAAGTTCGCCGCCGAGTTCAACGTCCCGTTCGTGCCGCTGGAAACGGCCAAGACCCAGTTCGAGCGGGTCGCCGCGGCGGTCTCGGAGGCCGGCCGGTCCGCCGATTCGATGACGTATTCCGCGGCGTTCGTGCTGTGTGCGGGCCGCGACGACGCCGAGATCGCCCGACGAGCGGCGGCGATCGGCCGTGAGGTCGACGAGCTGCGCAGCAACTCCGCGACGGTCGGCACCCCTGCAGAGATCGCCGACAAACTCAGCACATTCTCCGAGGCCCGGATGCAGCGCGTGTACCTGCAGGTTCTCGATATGTCCGATCTGGAACACCTGGAGTTCTTCGCCGGCGAAGTCATCCCGCAACTCCGCTAA
- a CDS encoding dynamin-like GTPase family protein, whose amino-acid sequence MSTSDQVRAILAGTMQAYRADPAYRQRPDVHNELERIGGRLNQPIRIALAGTLKAGKSTLVNALVGEDIAPTDATEATRIVTWFRHGPTPKVTANHRGGRRSNVPIGRDPNEGGLTFDFASLDPEDIIDLDVEWPAAELIDTTIIDTPGTSSLSRDVSERTLRLLVPDDGVPRVDAVVFLLRTLNAADIALLKQIGELVGGSAGALGVIGVASRADEIGAGRIDAMLSAKDVATRFTVEMERTGTCQAVVPVSGLLALTARTLRQSEFVALEKLAGVDAAELTKAMLSVDRFVREDSSLPVDAATRAALLDRFGMFGIRISIAVLRAGVSDSVALADELLERSGLVALREVIDQQFAQRSDLLKAHTALLSLRQFVQHYPIYATPYILADIDPLLADTHAFEELRLLSQLRSRPTTLNDDEMASLRRIIGGSGTDAASRLGLQPDNPYDGPRAAFAAAQRWRRRAEHPLNDPFTTRACRAAVRSAEALVAAYAARGRA is encoded by the coding sequence ATGAGCACTAGCGATCAGGTGCGCGCGATCCTCGCCGGGACCATGCAGGCCTACCGGGCCGACCCCGCTTACCGCCAACGTCCTGACGTGCACAACGAGTTGGAGCGCATCGGCGGTCGGCTCAACCAGCCGATCCGCATCGCGCTGGCGGGCACGCTCAAGGCCGGCAAGTCGACGTTGGTGAATGCCCTTGTGGGCGAAGACATTGCGCCCACAGACGCCACCGAGGCAACCCGGATCGTGACATGGTTCCGGCACGGACCCACACCAAAGGTGACCGCCAATCACCGTGGCGGCAGGCGGTCCAACGTGCCGATCGGCCGGGACCCGAACGAGGGCGGACTGACCTTCGACTTCGCCAGCCTCGACCCCGAGGACATCATCGATCTCGACGTCGAGTGGCCGGCCGCCGAGTTGATCGACACCACGATCATCGACACCCCGGGCACCTCGTCGTTGTCCCGTGACGTCTCCGAGCGCACGCTGCGACTGCTTGTGCCCGACGACGGGGTGCCACGGGTCGACGCGGTGGTCTTCCTGTTGCGCACGCTCAACGCCGCCGACATCGCGCTGCTCAAACAGATCGGCGAACTGGTCGGCGGCTCGGCCGGGGCGCTCGGCGTGATCGGGGTCGCGTCCCGCGCCGACGAGATCGGAGCCGGCCGGATCGACGCGATGCTGTCTGCCAAGGATGTCGCGACGCGATTCACCGTCGAGATGGAGCGGACCGGAACGTGTCAGGCGGTGGTCCCGGTGTCGGGCCTGCTGGCGTTGACGGCACGGACTCTGCGGCAGAGCGAGTTCGTCGCGCTGGAGAAACTCGCCGGGGTGGACGCCGCCGAACTGACCAAGGCGATGCTGTCGGTGGACCGCTTCGTCCGCGAGGACAGCTCGCTGCCCGTGGACGCGGCGACGCGGGCGGCGCTGCTGGACCGGTTCGGCATGTTCGGGATCCGGATCTCGATCGCGGTGTTGCGCGCCGGTGTCAGCGATTCGGTGGCGCTGGCCGACGAGTTGTTGGAGCGCAGCGGGCTGGTGGCGTTGCGAGAGGTCATCGACCAGCAGTTCGCGCAGCGGTCCGATCTGCTCAAGGCGCACACGGCATTGCTGTCGCTGCGGCAGTTCGTGCAGCACTACCCGATCTACGCGACGCCGTACATCCTCGCCGATATCGATCCGCTGCTGGCCGACACGCACGCTTTCGAAGAGCTGCGACTGCTTAGCCAGTTACGTTCTCGACCAACGACTTTGAACGACGATGAGATGGCGTCGCTGCGCCGGATCATCGGCGGGTCCGGTACCGACGCGGCCAGCAGGCTGGGCCTGCAACCGGACAATCCGTACGATGGGCCGCGCGCGGCCTTCGCGGCGGCCCAGCGCTGGCGCAGGCGGGCCGAGCACCCGTTGAACGACCCGTTCACCACCCGCGCGTGCCGGGCGGCGGTGCGCAGCGCCGAAGCGCTCGTCGCCGCCTATGCGGCCCGCGGGCGCGCCTGA
- a CDS encoding dynamin family protein: MTQPSDAPKAKQVKVIVELIDHTSKIADANDRGDLVERLAKAKVRITDPQIRVVIAGQLKQGKSQLLNSLLNVPVSRVGDDESTVLATVVTYGETAAAKLIVARGEGEEPEAIDIPMADIKNDLRRAPQAGGREVIRVEVTAASPLLKNGLAFVDTPGVGGHGQPHLSATLGLLPDADALLMCSDTSQEFTEPEMTFMRQAFEICPLAAIVATKTDLYPHWRQIVQANNAHLQRAGLSVPMIPASSLLRAHAIQLNDKELNEESNFPAIVKFLSEQVLSRQNDRIRDHVVSEIHSAAEHLTLKVKAELSALNDPGTRDRLKEDLERRKQEAQDALQQTALWQQVLNDGIADLTADVDHDLRGRFRVISQHIEKVIDSCDPTQHWAEIGAELENAVATAVGDNFVWAYQRAEVLAAEVARTFVEAGLDAVNMPELDPSRMGASLGEMKSLGRLEAKQLTKGRKLTMGMQGSYGGVLMFGMMTSFAGLGMFNPISLGAGLLMGRTAYKENVENRMLRVRNEAKTNTRRFIDDTQFAVSKESRDRLKAIQRQLRDHYRGIANQTTRSLNESLQATLAAAQVEQAERNGRIKELERQLNILNQVTEHAVKLLPAQSEPQPVATT, from the coding sequence ATGACGCAACCCAGCGACGCACCCAAGGCCAAACAGGTGAAGGTCATCGTCGAATTGATCGACCACACCAGCAAGATCGCCGATGCCAACGATCGAGGCGACCTGGTCGAGCGGTTGGCCAAGGCCAAGGTTCGCATCACCGACCCGCAGATTCGGGTGGTGATCGCCGGTCAGCTCAAGCAGGGGAAGAGCCAGCTGCTGAACTCGCTGCTGAACGTCCCCGTCTCGCGGGTGGGCGACGACGAGAGCACGGTGCTGGCGACGGTGGTGACCTACGGCGAGACCGCAGCCGCGAAGCTGATCGTCGCGCGCGGCGAAGGCGAGGAACCCGAAGCCATCGATATCCCGATGGCCGACATCAAGAACGATCTGCGGCGGGCGCCGCAAGCCGGCGGCCGTGAGGTGATCCGCGTCGAGGTCACCGCGGCCAGCCCCCTGCTCAAGAACGGCTTGGCGTTCGTGGACACCCCGGGTGTGGGTGGGCACGGCCAGCCGCACCTGTCGGCGACGCTGGGTCTGCTGCCCGACGCCGACGCGCTGCTGATGTGCAGCGACACCAGCCAAGAGTTCACCGAACCCGAGATGACGTTCATGCGCCAGGCGTTCGAAATCTGCCCTCTCGCAGCAATTGTCGCCACCAAGACCGACCTCTACCCGCACTGGCGCCAGATCGTGCAGGCCAACAACGCCCACCTGCAGCGCGCCGGCCTGTCCGTCCCGATGATCCCGGCGTCGTCGCTGCTGCGCGCCCATGCGATCCAGCTCAACGACAAGGAGCTCAACGAGGAGTCGAACTTCCCGGCCATCGTGAAGTTCCTCAGCGAGCAGGTGCTGTCGCGGCAGAACGACCGCATCCGCGATCACGTCGTCAGCGAAATCCATTCCGCGGCCGAGCATCTGACTCTGAAGGTGAAGGCCGAGCTGTCGGCGCTGAACGACCCGGGCACCCGCGACCGGCTCAAGGAGGACCTCGAGCGGCGCAAGCAGGAGGCCCAGGACGCGCTGCAGCAGACGGCGCTGTGGCAGCAGGTGCTCAACGACGGAATCGCAGACCTGACCGCCGATGTCGACCATGACCTGCGCGGTCGGTTCCGGGTCATCAGCCAGCACATCGAGAAGGTCATCGACTCGTGCGACCCGACCCAGCACTGGGCCGAGATCGGTGCGGAACTCGAGAACGCGGTCGCCACCGCGGTGGGCGACAACTTCGTCTGGGCCTATCAGCGCGCCGAGGTGCTGGCCGCCGAGGTCGCCCGCACGTTCGTCGAAGCGGGGCTCGATGCGGTGAACATGCCGGAGCTCGACCCCAGCCGGATGGGCGCCAGCCTCGGGGAGATGAAGTCGCTGGGCCGGTTGGAGGCCAAGCAGTTGACCAAGGGCCGCAAGCTGACCATGGGCATGCAGGGTTCGTACGGTGGTGTGCTGATGTTCGGCATGATGACGTCGTTCGCGGGATTGGGCATGTTCAACCCGATCTCGCTCGGCGCGGGTCTGCTGATGGGACGCACGGCGTACAAGGAGAACGTCGAGAACCGGATGCTGCGGGTGCGCAACGAGGCCAAGACCAACACCCGACGGTTCATCGACGACACGCAGTTCGCGGTCAGCAAGGAATCGCGGGACCGGCTCAAGGCCATCCAGCGGCAGTTGCGCGATCACTATCGCGGCATCGCGAACCAGACGACCAGATCGCTCAACGAATCGCTGCAGGCGACGTTGGCGGCAGCGCAGGTCGAGCAGGCCGAACGTAACGGCCGGATCAAAGAACTCGAGCGCCAACTCAACATCCTCAACCAGGTCACCGAGCACGCGGTCAAGCTGCTGCCCGCCCAATCCGAGCCCCAACCCGTGGCAACCACCTAA
- a CDS encoding ATP-binding protein: protein MAGPPSEIADRCGSCGHDLRAGARFCDACGVRVSPQQPDGEHKHVTVLFADVVGSMQLAARLDAERLQEIMHELFNRAGAVVQRYQGTVDKFTGDGLMALFGAPRALEDHALRACIAALEIQSAARELAEEVRNRDGVALYLRVGLNSGEVIAGEIGSGPGSYTAIGHPVGMAQRMEAAAASGVALCSMSTARLVEDAARLGPIRKFAVKGSDTRVQARELLAVESDRIVLGRNEAMMLGRDAEMDRLRTLLAARRGSLVGIVGAPGLGKSRLIREFSAIAADDGARVVVARCEAHTTQLAFRAVTRLLRAMFDVQAQSDDDARQQTLAACAGLEPYSTDAQILFDAMGIADPSAPAVNVGVDGRRRRLVEMMGRAVRAHPTRFVFVLDDAHWIDEPSDAVLADFAATLAQTTSIFVTTYRPEFHGALHRQSQHTLTLEPLTNPKALELLGQLLGTDPSLVGVADRIAEAAAGYPFFIEEIVRDLAGRSVLSGSRGSYRLVANIGEITVPATVQAVLAARIDRLSADAKAILNSAAVIGTRFDVDTLRVLRPGALTPDLAELVSAELIDQTEFVPRQRYCFHHPLVRTVAYDSQLSGTRSRAHRRLATAIEARDPSATEENAALIATHLEAAGELSDAYRWHMRAAEWLRPRDVRAARAEWDSARRVADQLPDDHLDVIAMRVAPRTMLMSTLLYVGDASDTDELFEEFRELAIAAGDHKSLALGTAGRIFSLTVNGFRIRDAAAMLPHLDALAASLDIDAETRAIILNSLGYAHFANCDFEAALRAVNAITDVIPDVPPVEVAPAVILRGVIEVCLGNPEVGRRHLEEGARQARSLPAVNYSAVQVYWALLVALGLREAADLVDSTRDVLSRAEAFGDACGIIIAQWAYGTVLLRAGEENREEAVDVLRRARTNTMKYRVGVVGLTTVICDLARDAARRGAKDEAIGELRALRSQSSGCSPVFGVVANEALVELLTERGTVDDLAEAHRIVQQWQDERPGIPALDLWWLKCRALLARAEDRSAAYAELAARYLELCESLDARGRLDEAHRLADESTVQAGIV, encoded by the coding sequence ATGGCCGGTCCGCCCAGTGAAATCGCCGACCGGTGTGGGTCATGTGGCCATGATCTCCGCGCCGGAGCGCGCTTCTGCGACGCCTGCGGAGTCCGGGTTTCTCCACAGCAGCCCGACGGTGAACACAAGCACGTAACGGTGCTGTTCGCCGACGTAGTCGGCTCGATGCAACTCGCGGCGCGGCTGGATGCCGAGCGACTGCAGGAGATCATGCATGAGCTGTTCAACCGCGCTGGGGCGGTGGTGCAGCGCTACCAGGGAACCGTCGACAAGTTCACCGGCGACGGCTTGATGGCATTGTTCGGCGCTCCAAGGGCTCTCGAAGATCACGCACTGCGGGCTTGCATCGCAGCGCTGGAAATCCAGTCGGCAGCCCGAGAGCTCGCAGAGGAAGTGCGCAACCGGGATGGCGTCGCACTGTACTTGCGTGTCGGCCTGAACTCCGGTGAAGTCATCGCCGGTGAAATCGGCTCGGGCCCCGGCAGTTACACGGCGATCGGTCATCCCGTCGGGATGGCCCAACGAATGGAGGCGGCCGCTGCGTCGGGGGTAGCCTTGTGCTCGATGTCGACCGCTCGGCTCGTCGAAGACGCAGCGCGACTCGGCCCTATTCGTAAGTTCGCGGTCAAGGGTAGCGACACACGTGTACAGGCCCGTGAACTCCTCGCCGTCGAATCCGACCGAATTGTATTGGGACGCAACGAGGCAATGATGCTCGGCCGCGACGCCGAGATGGATCGATTGCGGACCCTCCTCGCGGCGCGACGAGGGTCGCTGGTCGGGATCGTCGGCGCGCCAGGCTTGGGAAAGAGCCGGCTCATCCGGGAATTCAGCGCGATAGCGGCCGACGACGGCGCCCGAGTGGTGGTCGCCCGCTGCGAAGCACACACCACACAGCTCGCGTTCCGTGCAGTGACACGGTTGCTGCGCGCCATGTTCGACGTCCAGGCGCAAAGCGACGACGACGCCCGCCAGCAGACGCTGGCCGCCTGTGCCGGGCTGGAGCCCTACTCGACCGATGCGCAGATCCTGTTCGACGCCATGGGTATCGCGGACCCCAGCGCTCCCGCGGTGAACGTCGGCGTCGACGGTCGACGACGGCGGCTCGTGGAGATGATGGGCCGGGCCGTGCGGGCGCATCCGACCAGATTCGTGTTCGTACTCGACGACGCACATTGGATCGACGAACCCAGCGACGCGGTCCTCGCTGATTTCGCCGCCACGCTCGCGCAGACCACGTCGATCTTCGTGACGACTTACCGACCCGAGTTCCATGGAGCGTTACACCGGCAATCGCAGCACACGCTGACACTCGAACCGCTGACGAATCCGAAAGCGCTGGAGTTGCTGGGCCAGCTTCTGGGCACCGATCCGTCGCTGGTTGGCGTCGCCGATCGAATCGCCGAAGCGGCGGCCGGATATCCGTTCTTCATCGAGGAAATCGTTCGCGATCTCGCCGGTCGCAGCGTGCTGTCCGGAAGCCGCGGCAGCTATCGGCTGGTCGCGAATATCGGCGAAATAACGGTTCCTGCAACGGTTCAGGCCGTGCTCGCGGCTCGTATCGACCGCTTGTCCGCCGACGCAAAGGCGATTCTGAATTCGGCCGCCGTGATCGGTACCCGGTTCGACGTCGATACCCTTCGCGTGCTGCGGCCCGGTGCCCTGACACCGGATTTGGCCGAACTGGTGTCTGCCGAGCTGATCGACCAGACGGAATTCGTACCGCGCCAACGCTATTGCTTCCACCACCCGCTGGTCCGCACGGTCGCCTACGACTCGCAGCTGAGCGGCACCCGGTCCCGAGCACACCGTCGCCTGGCAACCGCCATCGAAGCACGCGACCCCAGTGCCACCGAGGAGAACGCGGCATTGATCGCGACCCACCTGGAGGCAGCGGGCGAGCTTTCCGATGCCTACCGGTGGCACATGCGGGCAGCGGAGTGGCTTCGGCCGCGGGATGTGCGCGCCGCGCGCGCGGAATGGGACAGCGCGCGGCGTGTTGCCGATCAGTTGCCCGACGACCATCTCGACGTCATCGCCATGCGCGTCGCACCCAGGACGATGTTGATGTCGACACTGCTGTACGTCGGCGACGCGTCAGACACTGATGAGCTATTCGAAGAGTTCCGTGAGCTGGCGATAGCGGCTGGCGACCACAAATCGCTCGCTCTGGGTACGGCCGGACGCATCTTTTCATTGACGGTCAACGGTTTCCGTATCCGCGACGCCGCAGCGATGCTGCCGCACCTGGACGCGCTGGCAGCAAGTCTCGACATCGATGCAGAGACGCGCGCGATCATCCTGAACTCGCTGGGCTATGCCCATTTCGCAAATTGTGACTTCGAAGCGGCGCTGCGGGCGGTCAACGCAATCACTGACGTGATACCGGATGTGCCGCCGGTCGAAGTGGCTCCAGCCGTGATACTTCGCGGGGTCATCGAGGTATGTCTGGGTAACCCCGAGGTCGGTCGACGGCATCTTGAGGAAGGAGCTCGGCAAGCGCGCTCGCTTCCCGCTGTCAACTATTCTGCGGTGCAGGTCTACTGGGCGCTGCTGGTGGCCTTGGGCTTGCGCGAGGCAGCCGATCTGGTGGACAGCACCCGGGATGTACTCAGCCGCGCCGAGGCATTCGGCGATGCTTGCGGCATCATCATCGCGCAGTGGGCCTACGGCACGGTGTTGCTGCGGGCGGGCGAGGAGAATCGTGAGGAAGCGGTAGATGTGCTCCGACGCGCGCGGACCAACACCATGAAATATCGAGTTGGAGTGGTCGGCTTGACCACGGTTATATGCGATCTCGCACGCGACGCCGCCCGTCGCGGAGCGAAAGACGAGGCGATCGGCGAACTTCGAGCTCTGCGGTCACAAAGCAGCGGCTGCTCGCCGGTCTTCGGTGTGGTCGCGAATGAAGCCCTGGTCGAGCTCCTGACCGAGCGCGGAACCGTCGACGACCTCGCAGAGGCACATCGAATCGTCCAGCAATGGCAGGATGAGCGTCCCGGCATACCCGCTCTCGACTTGTGGTGGCTGAAGTGTCGCGCGTTGCTGGCCCGCGCCGAAGATCGCTCGGCTGCCTATGCGGAACTGGCGGCCCGATATCTCGAGCTCTGCGAAAGCCTTGATGCGCGAGGCAGATTGGACGAAGCACACCGGCTCGCGGATGAGTCGACTGTGCAAGCCGGGATCGTATGA
- a CDS encoding Rv0340 family IniB-related protein has translation MANELLDFVMSVVRDPDAAARFAADPDQAILDANLTNVTSADVNALIPVVSESLSALPTTVPTAGLDGGVAEAAGNVWASGAATAAFDAFGDHVPAETFDDVHTAVIADPGTGLADPGVPDVPAAGDTSLQFDQPVMEETDVDDVPTVEDFSDAVVDVQQLDVDAGGFDIFD, from the coding sequence ATGGCCAACGAGCTACTCGATTTCGTGATGTCGGTGGTGCGCGATCCTGACGCCGCCGCGCGGTTCGCCGCCGATCCGGATCAAGCCATTCTCGACGCCAATCTGACCAACGTGACCAGTGCTGATGTCAACGCCCTGATCCCAGTGGTCTCCGAGTCGCTGTCAGCGCTTCCGACGACGGTACCGACGGCCGGGCTGGACGGCGGCGTCGCCGAAGCGGCGGGCAACGTGTGGGCCAGCGGCGCGGCCACGGCCGCCTTCGACGCGTTCGGAGACCATGTGCCGGCCGAGACGTTCGACGACGTGCACACCGCTGTTATCGCCGATCCGGGCACCGGCCTCGCCGATCCGGGCGTCCCGGACGTCCCGGCTGCCGGCGACACATCGCTGCAGTTCGACCAGCCGGTGATGGAGGAAACCGACGTCGACGATGTGCCGACGGTCGAGGACTTCAGCGACGCGGTGGTCGACGTCCAGCAGCTGGATGTCGATGCAGGCGGTTTCGACATCTTCGACTGA